One window from the genome of Montipora foliosa isolate CH-2021 chromosome 5, ASM3666993v2, whole genome shotgun sequence encodes:
- the LOC138004033 gene encoding uncharacterized protein, translating into MDALDEQAWQAPVFSKSNLLYVYCVDLEHVSELTIPSLPFLKLKCLFGHVSFPRTLSERRMVVFPQSYRVLDKLKDVTSPCVIKIISSVIFRIHPDEIDDDSEVMLIWDFAITDLSLTASHCAVKAKIPSSVSPIDSVMPRLDLSRVTCNCVNSSSNGKILSRTDHESRTISEINIQKLSLLDIDEDEDEGNACEEEEEDKEEEEGEDDDDFTEANGLSSKELFAPKSTECSPTEQLYTESFTLKGSSFHEHFQRTLKSCKDKMINKETILIRLGKEPVNKRDENAILVHACPGDTWEPIGYIPGVKVLKVTKAINNNEITSMSLLSVKYQYVFSISSFKYFAIVTISKKGRWAKNRGNYKYNETI; encoded by the exons ATGGATGCGTTGGATGAACAAGCGTGGCAAGCGCCAGTTTTTAGCAAGTCAAACCTTTTATATGTATACTGCGTCGACTTAGAGCATGTTTCAGAGCTAACGATACCCAGCTTACCTTTCCTAAAACTTAAATGTTTGTTTGGGCACGTGAGTTTTCCTAGAACACTCTCGGAGCGGCGGATGGTGGTTTTCCCTCAGTCATATCGAGTGCTCGATAAGCTGAAAGATGTGACATCTCCTTGTGTAATCAAGATTATCTCCAGCGTTATTTTCCGG attCACCCAGATGAAATCGATGATGATAGCGAGGTGATGCTGATATGGGATTTTGCAATAACAGATCTATCTTTGACTGCCTCGCATTGTGCAGTAAAAGCAAAGATTCCGTCGTCCGTTTCTCCAATTGATTCTGTTATGCCTCGTCTTGACCTGAGCCGGGTGACTTGTAATTGCGTGAACTCTAGTTCTAATGGGAAAATTCTGTCGCGTACTGATCATGAATCGAGAACCATTTCCGAAATTAATATTCAGAAGCTCTCCTTATTGGATAttgacgaagacgaagacgaaggcAACGCTTgtgaagaagaggaagaagataAGGAAGAAGAAGAGGGAGAGGACGATGACGACTTCACTGAAGCCAATGGCTTAAGCAGCAAGGAGTTGTTCGCACCTAAAAGCACTGAATGCTCGCCAACAGAGCAACTCTACACAGAAAGTTTCACATTGAAAGGCAGCTCGTTTCACGAGCATTTCCAGAGAACTCTGAAGAGCTGCAAAGATAAAATGATCAACAAGGAGACAATTTTAATCAGACTTGGCAAAGAACCGGTGAACAAAAGAGATGAAAACGCTATATTAGTGCATGCTTGTCCTGGTGATACTTGGGAACCAATTGGGTACATTCCTGGCGTGAAAGTTCTCAAAGTTACGAAGgccattaataataatgaaataacAAGTATGTCACTTCTTTCAGTAAAATATCAATACGTTTTTTCAATATCAAGTTTTAAGTACTTTGCAATAGTGACAATTTCAAAGAAAGGAAGATGGGCAAAAAACAGGGGCAATTACAAATATAATGAAACTATCTAG
- the LOC138004031 gene encoding uncharacterized protein, protein MSDYPEIVPKGAAEARGVDFCGTKDYYYIIRSDLGVYMRSTNFNEGNDIKIYTISEACRWGDHYLAGKFGDDSFYYIIKGNEYRRVTNMNQDGDAVVYSLHPNCRGGSFYYCAFGSYYIMFPDKGVYRRVSNMNTDEDAVEFSINEAFKDGIYFWGLEDYVYCLKQADEWGVSYHRSTNMNEDSDPNNWSIHPSVINFLPGGIAQTKGKAFGLWEKLKSFRNESSTAVDWERTIKETVGFEKSKMSSIEHNWSIEIGASYTPGGLTALIYKYQFSLSVQYGGKSVNTDSQNWSNVTEQSETLKIHIDPNSEVYIWQYQMGFGDETSLFCTDVEVTNNPNPPKDPPQQLAQV, encoded by the coding sequence ATGTCTGATTATCCAGAAATCGTCCCCAAGGGCGCAGCCGAGGCTAGGGGAGTCGACTTTTGTGGTACCAAAGACTACTATTATATTATCCGTTCTGACCTAGGTGTCTATATGAGAAGCACAAATTTCAATGAAGGAAACGATATCAAGATCTACACTATAAGTGAAGCCTGTCGATGGGGTGATCACTACTTGGCTGGAAAATTCGGCGATGATTCATTCTACTACATCATTAAAGGGAATGAGTATCGTAGAGTTACCAACATGAATCAGGACGGCGATGCTGTGGTGTACAGTCTTCATCCCAACTGTCGCGGAGGAAGCTTCTACTACTGTGCATTTGGTAGTTACTACATCATGTTTCCTGACAAGGGCGTCTACCGACGAGTGTCCAACATGAATACTGATGAAGACGCGGTGGAATTCAGCATAAATGAAGCGTTCAAAGACGGTATCTATTTCTGGGGTTTGGAAGATTATGTCTACTGTTTAAAGCAAGCAGACGAATGGGGCGTCAGCTACCACAGAAGCACCAATATGAATGAAGACTCAGACCCCAATAATTGGAGCATTCACCCGTCAGTGATCAACTTTCTTCCTGGTGGCATAGCACAAACCAAAGGTAAAGCGTTTGGTTTGTGGGAAAAGCTTAAGTCCTTTAGAAACGAATCCAGTACTGCAGTTGACTGGGAAAGAACCATCAAAGAAACAGTTGGCTTCGAGAAAAGCAAAATGTCCTCTATTGAGCACAACTGGTCAATCGAGATTGGAGCAAGTTACACTCCCGGCGGTTTGACTGCATTAATCTACAAGTATCAGTTTAGCCTTAGCGTCCAGTATGGTGGGAAGAGCGTTAACACTGACTCGCAAAACTGGAGTAACGTTACCGAGCAATCCGAAACCCTTAAGATTCACATCGACCCCAACTCTGAGGTGTACATTTGGCAGTATCAAATGGGATTTGGTGATGAGACGAGTCTCTTTTGCACCGATGTGGAAGTCACCAACAATCCAAACCCTCCTAAAGATCCTCCGCAGCAGCTTGCGCAAGTGTGA
- the LOC138003146 gene encoding uncharacterized protein, with protein MHCLQCFSCERVLTDHKENCVQVNGTQAIKMPTKDDNILKFNNYHKQLQVPFVIYADFEAITEKIHGCQPNNDKSYTEAYQKHTDCGYGYKVVCCYDNKYTKPVQIYRGEKAVYKFMEAMLEEVKYCKKVMKKEFNKPLRMTKDDEEKFQKADKCHICEKEYNKTDVRVRDHCHVTGQYRGSAHQDCNLNFRLTDKIPVIFHNLRGYDSHFIMQEIGEIVKEHKYTNKKGEKCQMNINAIPNNMEKYMAFMLGNRLTFIDSFQFMSSSLDKLVSNLPKESLKYTSQIFKDKELDLMSQKGVYPYDFMDSFDKFDEKLPPKEEFYSILNDEHISDEDYTHAQNVWNTFSLKNMGEYHDLYLKSDILLLADVFENFRKTCLQYYKLDPCHYFTSPGLSWDAMLKMTKMQLELMTDIDMFQFIEKGMRGGTSYIANRYGEANNRYMKTYDNKTPSKYIMYLDANNLYGWAMSQYLPNGGFRWMTEKQINNINLSKYSENSKKGLILEVDLAYPKELHDLHNDYPLAPEKAKVTENMLSEYCKNIAKKYKISTGLVHKLIPTLSNKEQYVLHYRNLQLYTDLGLKIT; from the coding sequence ATGCATTGTCTTCAATGCTTCAGCTGTGAAAGAGTATTAActgatcataaagaaaactgtGTTCAAGTGAATGGAACACAAGCGATTAAAATGCCAACTAAAGATGAtaacatattaaaattcaataattatCATAAACAACTACAAGTACCATTTGTAATCTACGCTGACTTTGAGGCTATAACTGAAAAAATACATGGTTGCCAACCAAATAATGATAAATCATATACAGAAGCATACCAAAAGCATACAGACTGTGGATACGGTTACAAGGTTGTGTGTTGTTATGATAATAAATACACgaaaccagtacaaatttacAGAGGTGAAAAAGCCGTTTACAAATTCATGGAAGCAATGTTAGAGGAAGTCAAATATTGTAAGAAGGTTATGAAAAAAGAATTCAATAAACCATTAAGAATGactaaagatgatgaagaaaaattccaaaaagctgATAAATGCCATATATGTGagaaagaatacaataaaactGATGTAAGAGTAAGAGATCACTGCCATGTGACTGGTCAGTACAGAGGATCCGCTCATCAAGATTGTAACCTAAATTTCAGATTGACTGATAAAATACCAGTTATATTTCACAATCTCCGTGGGTATGACagtcattttataatgcaagaaATTGGTGAAATAGTCAAAGAGCATAAATATACAAATAAGAAAGGTGAAAAGTGTCAAATGAACATCAATGCAATTCCTAATAACATGGAGAAATACatggctttcatgcttggtaATCGTCTAACCTTTATTGACAGTTTCCAATTCATGAGCTCAAGTCTTGATAAACTGGTGAGCAATCTACCGAAAGAATCATTGAAATACACCTCTCAAATATTCAAAGATAAAGAGCTTGATTTGATGTCTCAAAAAGGAGTATATCCATACGACTTCATGGACAGCTTCGATAAATTCGATGAAAAGCTACcaccaaaagaagaattttacagtatATTGAATGATGAACATATAAGTGATGAAGACTATACACATGCCCAGAATGTGTGGAATACATTCTCTCTCAAAAATATGGGTGAGTACCATGATCTGTACCTTAAATCAGACATCCTTCTGTTAGCTGATGTATTCGAAAACTTCAGAAAGACCTGTCTGCAATACTACAAACTGGACCCATGTCATTATTTCACCAGTCCTGGTCTCTCCTGGGATGCAATGTTAAAAATGACCAAAATGCAATTGGAACTAATGACTGACATcgatatgtttcaattcatcGAAAAGGGCATGCGAGGCGGGACAAGCTACATCGCCAACCGATATGGTGAAGCTAATAATAGATACATGAAAACATATGATAATAAGACACCCTCAAAGTACATAATGTATCTAGACGCTAACAATCTATATGGTTGGGCTATGTCACAATACCTACCAAATGGTGGTTTTAGATGGATGACAGAAAAGCAAATCAACAACATAAATTTGTCTAAATACAGCGAGAACAGCAAAAAAGGATTAATATTAGAAGTAGACCTAGCATATCCAAAAGAACTACATGATTTGCATAATGACTACCCACTAGCACCTGAAAAGGCAAAAGTaactgaaaatatgctatcaGAATATTGCAAAAACATTGCGAAGAAATACAAAATATCGACTGGTTTAGTTCATAAATTAATACCCACATTAAGCAATAAAGAACAATACGTACTCCATTACAGAAACCTTCAATTATACACAgatcttggtttaaaaataacttaa
- the LOC138003147 gene encoding uncharacterized protein has translation MGTFKNDMCSACEGVPKLPSFKKRLLLRSERIGSDGNRNSSKIRNDFLSTYEMQQKLKEQKEKLEDTESQLFFLKSKNLRLRMRKRSLDEKLAEFARRGSMKAICHNLYKAAENGYLKDRNTLVGVLQTVARNFHVEKNGRRYQSSFKLFLEVLLLWGGPRIATFVAINLCGPEIHSIYRWRNQHLVHLDGGLVENNFKVLGKLYLEAMSNVGVKHVPVLAAEDETAILGKISYSERTDELLGFCGVTGADHKCLDYFTVVVGNGEQGYNTIVNAFNEYKIGPFSHAIILNPLHPRLPRIPLLIMPTCNRFDHEFVFRQWQTVERLYEKELHDIVGPLIGHSSDGDSRRRKLMIQLGTSNVGSRYRPVPMELGFVLSCRKVETEKGYNIRDACDQDYIHNHKKLLNPLDHASRVLMLGDYFVHMNHLQLVYEMFPIPDHGLGLSDVQRSDRQNWRSAQKLTFPQVRNCLQMLMEGLVKGHPRNPSLLGTKIYLHMVWLYVEIFCSSVASLRRRIMYAAIVTHFLAIWHNCIHRGEQLSLKQNFITRETYQDVVISCQFAVILICYMRDNFPEQECCLELSGSDVLEDFWSKNGQWVGNHHNYCFGDLRRNVSHMIRLEEIRINPNAPDFAKPHPKQESIWNRQYEDGYEKANLSDYPLAGSEVDAWKEGMYEARRLARSVGMAPDDDARGSEGDSRDDDDDHNNDSGGGDNSWFYRPFQYPGNRFGDLQEDTQSSVQSSGGSDEEDVTAGGQCFSDDLRGIEAQDAGMTPLLDAVEMLNCDADGQRNTRKEPRVTIPSRGTEIYKATLVSLLNQDPQLSHERLERVRQRQQYQRTEGLASSSSGNSVCLFNDYAVLDREKIAFVLGNLIRMVLNGNHGRVDYKRPVNYDDSKKQSIICYFHVYNEVTRDGSVVRGKYKPSLSDIHEFPFSDIISHTNMSITEEGILTIPEEEVTEIESTAAIRLQPRPTRVTRTRTSVERMASQFAFDEGIARTVVTPQQSSADGPRRSGRTRTVISYNTE, from the exons ATGGGGACGTTTAAAAATGATATGTGCTCTGCTTGTGAGGGTGTGCCCAAACTTCCGTCTTTCAAGAAACGCCTTTTATTGCGAAGTGAAAGAATTGGTTCAGATGGTAATAGAAACAGCTCCAAAATTCGAAATGACTTCCTTTCCACATATGAGATGCAACAGAAATTAAAAGAACAGAAGGAAAAGCTGGAAGATACAGAATCTCAGTTGTTTTTTCTCAAGTCCAAGAATTTAAGGCTGAGAATGCGAAAGCGTTCTTTAGATGAAAAATTGGCCGAGTTCGCAAGACGTGGCTCGATGAAAGCCATTTGCCACAATCTTTATAAGGCAGCAGAAAACGGCTATTTGAAGGATAGAAACACCCTTGTCGGTGTACTGCAAACTGTTGCAAGAAACTTTCATGTTGAAAAGAACGGGCGCCGTTACCAGTCCTCTTTTAAGCTGTTTCTAGAGGTTCTGCTACTTTGGGGCGGGCCAAGAATTGCGACATTTGTAGCCATCAACCTCTGTGGGCCAGAAATTCATTCCATCTATCGGTGGCGAAACCAACACCTAGTACATCTGGACGGTGGTCTTGTAGAGAACAACTTTAAGGTCCTTGGCAAACTGTATTTAGAAGCTATGAGTAATGTAGGTGTCAAACACGTTCCCGTCTTGGCAGCAGAAGACGAGACCGCCATACTGGGAAAAATCAGTTACAGCGAGCGTACTGATGAGCTACTGGGATTCTGTGGAGTCACCGGAGCAGATCATAAATGCCTCGACTATTTCACTGTCGTTGTTGGGAATGGCGAACAAGGGTACAACACAATCGTCAATGCATTCAACGAGTACAAGATTGGTCCATTTTCTCACGCAATCATCCTGAATCCCCTGCACCCCAGACTTCCTCGAATTCCTCTTCTCATCATGCCTACGTGTAATAGGTTTGACCATGAATTTGTGTTCAGACAATGGCAGACAGTTGAGCGCCTTTACGAAAAGGAACTTCATGATATTGTCGGCCCCTTGATTGGACACAGTTCAGACGGTGATTCGAGACGCAGGAAGCTTATGATCCAGCTTGGGACAAGCAACGTTGGAAGCAGGTATCGCCCCGTTCCTATGGAACTTGGTTTTGTTCTTTCCTGCAGGAAGGTTGAGACAGAGAAGGGGTATAACATCAGAGATGCATGTGATCAGGACTACATACATAACCACAAGAAGcttcttaatccacttgaccATGCTTCGCGTGTATTGATGTTGGGGGATTATTTTGTCCACATGAATCACTTGCAGTTGGTATACGAAATGTTCCCTATTCCAGATCATGGTCTTGGACTAAGCGACGTCCAGAGGAGTGACAGGCAGAACTGGCGATCGGCTCAGAAACTTACATTTCCACAGGTCCGCAACTGTCTGCAGATGTTGATGGAAGGCCTTGTCAAAGGCCACCCAAGAAACCCATCCCTACTAGGTACTAAGATCTACCTCCATATGGTATGGCTGTATGTAGAGATTTTCTGCAGCAGTGTCGCCTCTTTAAGACGTCGCATAATGTACGCTGCAATTGTCACCCATTTTCTGGCGATATGGCATAACTGCATTCATCGTGGTGAACAGCTGTCACTTAAACAAAACTTTATCACAAGGGAAACATACCAGGACGTTGTGATTTCATGCCAGTTCGCTGTCATTCTCATCTGCTATATGAGAGACAACTTTCCGGAGCAAGAATGTTGTCTTGAGCTGAGTGGTTCGGACGTTTTGGAGGATTTTTGGAGTAAAAACGGGCAATGGGTTGGAAACCATCACAACTATTGCTTTGGTGATCTCCGCAGAAATGTCTCTCACATGATTCGATTAGAGGAAATTAGAATTAATCCAAATGCTCCCGACTTTGCTAAGCCTCATCCAAAGCAAGAAAGTATCTGGAACCGACAGTATGAAGATGGTTATGAGAAGGCAAACTTGTCTGATTATCCTTTGGCGGGTTCTGAAGTGGATGCGTGGAAGGAAGGAATGTATGAGGCGAGAAGATTGGCGAGATCTGTTGGAATGGCTCCAGACGACGATGCAAGAGGCTCCGAAGGAGACAGCAGGGATGACGATGATGACCATAATAACGATAGTGGTGGTGGAGATAACAGTTGGTTTTATCGCCCATTTCAATATCCAGGAAATAGGTTCGGCGATCTGCAAGAGGACACCCAATCATCGGTGCAATCATCTGGTGGCAGTGACGAGGAAGATGTCACTGCTGGAGGGCAATGTTTTTCAG ATGACTTAAGAGGGATTGAAGCTCAAGATGCTGGTATGACACCACTACTTGACGCTGTGGAGATGCTGAATTGTGATGCTGATGGACAACGTAATACAAGGAAAGAACCCAGAGTTACAATCCCCTCCCGTGGAACTGAAATCTACAAGGCAACTTTAGTTTCACTGCTGAACCAAGATCCACAGTTGTCACACGAAAG ACTGGAAAGGGTGCGTCAACGCCAGCAATACCAAAGAACGGAGGGTCTTGCATCATCATCTAGTGGCAATTCAGTCTGTCTTTTCAACGACTATGCTGTACTTGATCGTGAGAAAATAGCATTTGTCCTGGGTAATCTTATTCGCATGGTTTTGAATGGTAATCACGGTCGTGTTGATTATAAGAGACCAGTTAATTACGACGATTCCAAGAAGCAGTCCATCATTTGTTATTTCCATGTTTACAACGAAGTCACTAGAGACGGCAGCGTCGTACGCGGGAAGTACAAGCCATCGTTGTCAGACATACATGAATTCCCATTCTCTGACATCATCTCGCACACGAACATGTCAATAACGGAGGAGGGAATACTAACTATCCCCGAAGAAGAGGTGACGGAAATAGAGTCCACTGCTGCTATAAGGTTGCAACCTCGACCAACCCGGGTCACGCGAACCAGAACATCTGTTGAACGAATGgccagtcagtttgcttttgatGAAGGCATTGCAAGAACAGTAGTGACCCCACAGCAGTCAAGTGCAGATGGCCCACGGAGATCGGGGAGGACACGAACGGTTATTTCATACAATACTGAATAA